The DNA segment tcTGTTGTACTTAGGCAAAAAGTCTCATTACTTCACCACAAATGcttgaaaaattaaatatataccAAATTCTGAAATAATAATTCTGATATATTCCTCTGTGCTAACAAATCAAAAACTGTGCTTTAGCTTGCTAAAAATATATACaagaaaacagtcaaaatgtatttaaaatggcTAGAAATACAAAGAATACAGAGAGTCATCAGCATCACCTGTTGGGCAGGTGATctctggaaaacacacaacaacaacaacaacaaactgacaacaacacactgCCTTTTTAATGATTCCAGTCTACTTGAACTCACAGAACTCAGCCATTGATCCAAAATCAAACTGAAGTCCAGCatagagaggctgagtgaatgtggtctggactctgtggaggaaaGTCAAGGTTTCAGAGATgctgtagaaggacagaataCCTGCTCTGTGATCCAGGTACACTCCCAGTCTGGAGGACTGAGGACCTGAGATGGAGGTGCTGATGTTGTTATGTCTGAATTCATAACAGCCTCTGAACCACTCTAATGACCAAGACTTATCATTATTCCCAAATCCACTCTCATATCCTGTCCTGCTGATGTCCTTGTATGTGACTGCTACTGAAActcttcctctccactccacctcccagtaacaacgtccagtcagactctctctgCTCAGGACCTGAAACCATTGAGTGAATCTGGATGATTCTGGGTGAATGTCATAAAACTTCAGCGTTCCAAACAATCTTGATTCCAGTACTGTTGCTCTTCTGTTCCCTTTAGATAATAGCAccactgtgtttgctgtgtttggaTCCAGTGTGATCTGTTGTGAATATCGTAAGAATCCGGCTCTGGTCGTGGGCAGTAAAACATCAATTTCAGCCACCGTCAGTGAGATCCTGGTCCATAACTCATTAAGAATGTCCTGTAGTttatctctgagctctgaggcAGGAGATTCATAGTGAGGCTGGAGGTGCTGCTCACAGTAAGAGACcagacactgcagacaggacTTCAGAGCTTTCAGTTTTCTCCCAGTGCAGAAATCACAGGCCACATCTCCAGGTCCGGCGTAGCAGTGATCAGCTGGAGCAGCTTGGAGTCCAGTCTTCTTCAGTTCCTCCACTAAATCTGCCAACATGGTGTTTTTCACCAGGACAGGCCTCGGTCTGAACGTCTGTCTGCACTGAGGACAGCTGTGGACTCTCTGATCCCAGTACCTTTTAATACAACTCATACAGTAGCTGTGTCCACAGGGAATAGTCACTGGATCCTTCAGTAGATCCAGACAGATCGAACAGCTGAGTTTGTCCTGGTCCAGCTGAACTCCTCGCTGCGCCATTTCACCTCTGAGAGACAGATAATAATTTTAGTTTCTCCTTCTGCACATCCACTTGAAAGAATTTGGTCAACGTTCATATCTGCAGGATTGAATGAGAGTGGGTTTGTCTGAGAGGAGTAAAAAGAAGGTGGAGTTTTCAAGATATTATTGTTTCTAGGAATTGGAACAATTTCAGAGATGCAGTTTGGTTACACACCCTCCTTACAACATGGGTGGAAGTGAAACTAAAAACACTTGACCTTCttatataaatatacagcaCCTGCTcgataaaattaataaaatatttttgtcagttaTCCTATAATAATATAAACCCAGCAGGTCTTTCTGATCTGTAGCCGAAACCCACAGGAACCAGCTTCCTGATGGTCTTAAACGTGGCCAAACTtactatatatttatatcagCTGCTCATTTTAAAGACACTTCTTCTACTGTTTGTATTTTGGTACAAACAGTCACAAAAATCGGACGTGACGCACATGCCTTTGAAAAAggattgtgttttatttacagtgattTTCATCAGAATTACAATACAAATGATTTGACGGAGAATTCATTCAGAGTTGAAGGAGGAcagctggatgtgtgtgtgtgtgtgtgtgtgtgtgtgtgacagcagagtgtgtgGCAGCTTTGGCAGAGTGAAAGTCCTTAAGATGTGTCTGtagcttcctcctcttctcctcttcctcctcattctcCTGCTCAGTGACTCTCTCCTTTCTTGCCTACGACCTGGAAGGAAACACGACAAAATTTAAACGATCACGAGCGCAGGAAACAACACACCTGATGCATGAACAAGCTCAGGCGACTGTAGCTGCTCCGTACCCGTTTGAAGTCGTTCATGTTGGTGGCCTGTACTGGGGTGCCTATGAACGTCAGATAGTTGATTTTTGTCGTCTCCTCGTCTCCTTGGTTCGACTTGACAAACAACTGGtatacaaaagaaaagaaacctACTAAACCAGTTGAACCTGTGGGTTTTTAAACCAGCATATGGCTCTGCTGTACGATGTCAGCGCACACAGACATATTCAGAGCAGATGTATGTTTCCTTTCCACACGTTGAAATGACGACCTTCTTACCGTAACGCTCTGTACGTTCTGAAACTTGACGTAGCGCAGCGGGATCAAACCGTCGTCTTTGTAGTCCTCCTCCGACAGCTCCAGAGTCTGAGTGGCTTCACTCCGCTCTGCGTCGTCGAAACCCATCGACCGGGGCAGATTGATGAACACCTTCATCACCTTAGGGGCTTgggctgaggagaggagaagtgagaCGCTGAAAACCTCCTCCTCATTCAGATGAATAACACAGGGAGAATAAAACTCACCAAAGTCTGAGGACTGTAGTTTCATGGAGAAGAGCTTCACAGGCTGGTTGAAGGCGATAGTTATCAGCAACTGGACAAGATTCAAGAAAAGGAAACTTATTAAAgttgcttgtttttgccactgacaggctcagattgttattatcagtgtctgacattatggagaggattcctacagagacagagctttttattaaagagtaagatccttttttttttaaccagaaacatctctatatatcactaccattgacaaaaacaggaattttgtAGCTTCTAGCTGGATCACTGTGGCTTTAGTTTCACtcctgtgttcctgtttgtaCTTTCCATTTGTTTATTGATCACAACTGTATCACAGCTGTGTGAAGTTATAGTTGGTGCCAGTGGGTCTTTTTTAATTGTGGAGAAGTTACAGGAAATGCCACCACAAAGCCAGTGGAGTTTCATTAACAGTGGGGATGCCACAGTGTGGAAATGCTTTTCCTCAGGGTAATAAACTCATGACAACTTGTGTGTTACTGATGACACAGGACAGTTTACAAGAAATTAAATATGGCAGCTCAACGTTAGAAATGTTACCTACGTCCTCATTTATGTTATCACGttccctctttgtctttaaaTCTGAAATGCTGCCAAGTATGTGCTTTTGCTTTTCGTTTTGACATCAAATCCTTTGTGCGTCTTGTCTGTCAAATCTCAACTCTTTCTAATCACTGCATCTGACTGAGT comes from the Lates calcarifer isolate ASB-BC8 linkage group LG9, TLL_Latcal_v3, whole genome shotgun sequence genome and includes:
- the LOC108901157 gene encoding tripartite motif-containing protein 16-like — encoded protein: MAQRGVQLDQDKLSCSICLDLLKDPVTIPCGHSYCMSCIKRYWDQRVHSCPQCRQTFRPRPVLVKNTMLADLVEELKKTGLQAAPADHCYAGPGDVACDFCTGRKLKALKSCLQCLVSYCEQHLQPHYESPASELRDKLQDILNELWTRISLTVAEIDVLLPTTRAGFLRYSQQITLDPNTANTVVLLSKGNRRATVLESRLFGTLKFYDIHPESSRFTQWFQVLSRESLTGRCYWEVEWRGRVSVAVTYKDISRTGYESGFGNNDKSWSLEWFRGCYEFRHNNISTSISGPQSSRLGVYLDHRAGILSFYSISETLTFLHRVQTTFTQPLYAGLQFDFGSMAEFCEFK